The genomic region CTTATGCTAAAAGATACAGCCGTATTAGAAGCCATTCGTCTTGAACAACAAAGACAAGAAGAACACATTGAACTCATCGCTTCAGAAAACTTTGTTTCGGAAGCCATCCTTCGTTTACAAGGGTCTGTACTAACCAATAAGTATGCGGAAGGTTATCCAGGTAAACGATATTATTCAGGCTGTGAACATGTGGACGTGGTTGAAACTTTAGCCATTGAACGCGTCAAACAATTGTTCCATGCCCAATATGCCAACGTCCAACCACATTCTGGATCTCAAGCTAATATGGCGGCGATTCGCGCATTAATCAAACCAGGAGATAAGATCCTTGGGTTGGGTTTATCCGATGGTGGACACCTCACTCATGGTTACAAACTCTCATTTTCAGGGATGGATTATGTGGGGACAACCTACGGGGTTGACCGGGAAACAGAAACACTCAATTACGATCAAATCTTAGAGATTGCGAAAAGAGAACAACCACAACTCATCATTGCAGGTGCTAGTGCTTACCCACGCGTCATCGATTTCCAAAAATTCAGAGAAATCGCCGATGCTGTCGGTGCGAAACTGCTCGTCGATATGGCACACATCGCTGGATTGATTGCGGCAGGGGTTCATCCAAATCCGATGCCATATGCACATGCAGTGACATCAACCACCCACAAAACCTTACGAGGTCCGAGGGGTGGAATCATATTAACCAACGATCCTGACCTAGCCAAGAAGATTGATAAAGAAGTCTTCCCAGGTATTCAAGGTGGCCCACTCATGCATGTGATTGCTGCCAAAGCAACCGCATTCTATGAAGCTTTAGACCCAAGTTTCATCACGTATCAACAACAAGTCGTCAAAAACGCTCAAGCGTTAGCCAATAAACTTCAAAGCTTAGGTTATCGCATCGTTTCAGGCGGAACAGACAACCATTTGATGCTCGTCGATGTCAAAGCATCCATTGGTATGACCGGTAAACAAGCTGCAGATATCCTATCTTCAGTCAACATTACCTGCAACAAAAACAACATTCCATTTGACCCAGAAAAACCAATGGTCACTTCAGGGATCCGTTTAGGAACACCTGCAGTCACTACCCGTGGGTTAATAGAATCGGACATCGAACAAGTAGCTATTTTAATGGATAAAGCATTAAGAGGCTATCAGAATTTAGAAGTATTAAACGAAGTAAAAGAGTCTGTCATTTCATTGATGAATCGATTTCCGATTTATCAGTCATTATAATGAAGGGGTGAAGTAAATGATTGAGAAAACAAGACACATTCCCGACGGGAAAAAAGAAAGAAAGAATCAGCCAGTCAGTCACTACCTAGAAGCAGAATACTTATATTTTCCGACCACAGATTTACGCTGCCCAGCCGGCGAATCCTGTGTTATCGATGGACAATATGTTAAAGTAGGCGAACTTATTGGTACAAGACACGGTGGCTTTTTCGATCAACCAATCCATTCAACCGTGAGCGGTTATGTGGTAGGGTTTGAAAAGAAAGTGCATTCGTCAGGTCAAACTGTCGACTGCCTCATCGTTAAAAACGATAAGAAGTACGTATTACATGAATCCTGTGTTTCTAGAACCGATGAAGAAATCGCGGCTTTAACCAAAGAAGATTACATTCAAATCATCAAAGATTCAGGACTTTCGGGTTTAGGTGGATCAGGTTTCCCAACTTATGTAAAACTTGAAACAAAAAATAAAATCGATGTCATTGTCGCCAATGGGGTAGAATGTGAACCACACCTCATTTCAGATTATAAATTAATTCTTGAACGCGCACACAGAATCATCGAAGGCCTTACTTATGCCATGCGTGCTCAAGGCGCTAAACGTGGTGTGGTAGCGGTTAAGAAAAAATATCCAGAACTTTATGAAGTCTTGGAAAATGCTCGACACAGTTTTATGGATTTTGATATCGAAATCAAACGTGTTGGCAACCATTACCCACAAGGATGGGAAATCGAAACCATCAAAGCAGCTACAGGTATTCAAGTACCAGTAGGCAAAATGCCTTCTGAATATGGCGTGTGTGTATTTAATGTCGCAACCCTTTATGGATTTTATCGTGCGGTTAAACGCAGAATGCCAATCACTGAACGCTTTGTTACCATTTCCGGGAACGGGATTAAGACCGAAAGAAACTTCTCAGTACGTATCGGTACCCCAGTGAGAGACCTCATTGAAATGTGCGGTGGTTATACTGAAAACGATAAGAATAAAGTGGTTATTTGTGGTGGACCGATGATGGGTACCAACCTACAAAGCGATGATTTAATTGTTACCAAGACAGTAACCTCACTCATCGTATTAGATGAAGAACCGATCAAAACAGAACCTTGTATCCACTGTGCATCTTGTGTATACTCATGCCCAGTCGATTTACAACCAGTTCAAATCATGAATGCTTATAAAGAAAGAGATAAAGACGCCCTTGCCGTGCTCAATGTCAACAAATGTATCGAATGTGGTTTGTGTTCATTCACTTGCCCATCTAAGATTCATTTGACAGAAACCATGAGACAAGCGAAACGCTTTATTAGAAAATAGGTGAAGCAAATGAACTACGCAAAACAAACAGCACCTTATGTGCGTAAGGAAAACAGCACAAAACGCATGATGGTGGATGTGCTGATCGCTTTATTACCAGTGGTTGTATTTGCCATCTATCAATTTGGATGGGATGCAGTCGTCAGACTGGTATTATCCGCAGTCATCTTTATTCTTGGGGAAGTGGTAACGACATTCTATCGTACTAAACCACACCCATCGGTTAAAGAACGTAAAGAAAAATTCAAAGTTCGTTTTAAAACATTAACCATTAATAACATTACCGCACCGTTGGTATCTGCAATTATTTACGCACTCATCATCCCAAGCAACTTATCCTTGTATGTGGTTGCTGTAGGGGCATTGTTCGGTATCTTGGTGGTTAAAGCAGCCTTTGGTGGCTTAGGTTCTAATATCTTCAACCCAGCCGCTGCCGGTAGAGTATTCATCGGTTTATCCTTCACCAGCCAATTTGCTTATACAGGCATTGACGCTGTGGTCGGTGCTACCCCACTTGGCGCAGCTAAGGACGCTTTATTAAACATCCCTAACTTATTACAAAACTATACAGTACTAGATTTATTCTTAGGTAATATTCCAGGTTCGATGGGTGAAATTTCCGCTTTACTCATCAT from Paracholeplasma manati harbors:
- the glyA gene encoding serine hydroxymethyltransferase; translated protein: MLKDTAVLEAIRLEQQRQEEHIELIASENFVSEAILRLQGSVLTNKYAEGYPGKRYYSGCEHVDVVETLAIERVKQLFHAQYANVQPHSGSQANMAAIRALIKPGDKILGLGLSDGGHLTHGYKLSFSGMDYVGTTYGVDRETETLNYDQILEIAKREQPQLIIAGASAYPRVIDFQKFREIADAVGAKLLVDMAHIAGLIAAGVHPNPMPYAHAVTSTTHKTLRGPRGGIILTNDPDLAKKIDKEVFPGIQGGPLMHVIAAKATAFYEALDPSFITYQQQVVKNAQALANKLQSLGYRIVSGGTDNHLMLVDVKASIGMTGKQAADILSSVNITCNKNNIPFDPEKPMVTSGIRLGTPAVTTRGLIESDIEQVAILMDKALRGYQNLEVLNEVKESVISLMNRFPIYQSL
- a CDS encoding RnfABCDGE type electron transport complex subunit C, which gives rise to MIEKTRHIPDGKKERKNQPVSHYLEAEYLYFPTTDLRCPAGESCVIDGQYVKVGELIGTRHGGFFDQPIHSTVSGYVVGFEKKVHSSGQTVDCLIVKNDKKYVLHESCVSRTDEEIAALTKEDYIQIIKDSGLSGLGGSGFPTYVKLETKNKIDVIVANGVECEPHLISDYKLILERAHRIIEGLTYAMRAQGAKRGVVAVKKKYPELYEVLENARHSFMDFDIEIKRVGNHYPQGWEIETIKAATGIQVPVGKMPSEYGVCVFNVATLYGFYRAVKRRMPITERFVTISGNGIKTERNFSVRIGTPVRDLIEMCGGYTENDKNKVVICGGPMMGTNLQSDDLIVTKTVTSLIVLDEEPIKTEPCIHCASCVYSCPVDLQPVQIMNAYKERDKDALAVLNVNKCIECGLCSFTCPSKIHLTETMRQAKRFIRK
- a CDS encoding RnfABCDGE type electron transport complex subunit D; this translates as MNYAKQTAPYVRKENSTKRMMVDVLIALLPVVVFAIYQFGWDAVVRLVLSAVIFILGEVVTTFYRTKPHPSVKERKEKFKVRFKTLTINNITAPLVSAIIYALIIPSNLSLYVVAVGALFGILVVKAAFGGLGSNIFNPAAAGRVFIGLSFTSQFAYTGIDAVVGATPLGAAKDALLNIPNLLQNYTVLDLFLGNIPGSMGEISALLIIIGGIYLFARRAADFRVTLSTLVSFSVMMAIAAIAVNGNVVDIVVYQLLAGGLLFGAVFMVTDPVTSPVTKPGRWIYGLLVGSIVAFIRLFGSYPEGVVFAILLANIFVPLIDYYKWSKNRYSVKFIVGYVVALALLGFIVLVGLGGLN